Part of the Zingiber officinale cultivar Zhangliang chromosome 8A, Zo_v1.1, whole genome shotgun sequence genome, TGCACAATAATGTACAGTGAAATTGAAAGGCCCAACTAGGGGTACACCTAGTGCAAAGACATTGGCTAGCATATATATTCACAGGCTAAGCAAGCTGTTAATCAAATAATTATTTGCATAAACTCATGTCCCAAAGTCCAAGTCGACTACATGTTCACATCCAAATTCATTGCTTTAGTAATTATCTTAGACCTAAGCAACTGTAATCATCTCAACCATGTGAATAATGAATGTTAGCCAGTGCTCAGACTGACCCAATAGACAATCAAATCATTATTTGCAACAAGTAGTGTCTTGGTAACATATACAAACCTAAAATGCAGTAGGTAAATAGAAATACTCACAAATGGATAAATACCAGCATTGTACATGTCCAAAATATAGACCCTTCCTACAAATGATAAAAAAAAGAGAATGATAAAAGGACAAATTAAGCACTTGAACATATGCTCAACGGAAGAAACACACTGTCATTGGAGAAGTCTATTTCATGGCCATTTCCTTGGTGGGCATCAAGATCAATAATCATCACTCTGCAGTGTTTAGAAGAAATACCAAAACCATTATTTTGTTTTAAGCTCTCTGTTGCAAATGTACTTCACAAGAAAGTCACAGATAAACTATCTACAAACAAGCCTCCCACCTAGTAATATTCAAACGAACAAAGGCAAAGTGAATGCAAAGAGAAATGTCAGCATATGCACAAAAGCCGCCTCCTTTTTCTGCTGAACAATGATGGAAACCACCACCAATATTGATAGCCCAACCTCGCTCTTTAGCTAGTTTCGCTGCTACAATGGAACCTCCCACCTGTGTATATGAAAATTGGAGCATGTTTCCTTGTATATGATGATAAAGCAGGACAAGTTCAGTAACACTAACCTGCATGCGAAATGGGTGAAGCACCTTTTTCTGTAAGATGCAGTTAGGCAGCATTGCAACAGGGGCAAGCTaggataaattaaattaattattaaatccATTAAATGTTGAGTAAATTCTAACATCTGCCAACTTTCTTTGTAAGCATGATTAACAAAACAAACCTTtgctttaaaactttaaaaaagacTCTGCTGAAAAAGAGAATGATATCCACTATAAAGACTCGAGTTAGGTTATATATGGTCCTTATTAATGTATTTCCAAAAACCAAACTCAATTATACTTGTTCATAACCATCTAACACAGTTTAGACAAAACTGAATATAGTAAATGAAATTTTACATGAACAAAACAATTATTAGAACAACCAGACCAGCAAGACAGTTCATTATTTAATCTGCTGTGTACACATTGTGAAAAGCACTCATATATTCTACATGGAATGCTTAGTTCCACACTATTAAGGCACTACCCTTCTTGTAAACGAATTTACTTGCGGTGCTGAATTGATTTACTTTACTAAATTGAATTCACCATGAAGGCGGTTTGCATGACAATTTCCAAGGAAGATTCAAGATAGTTGCAGTTCTTTTGGTACCTGCTTTCCTGATATGTTCCATTTGTAAATAGTGAACAAGAATATCAATCTTAGCTCTACCAACTAAAAAAGTACAATTTGATAACTAGGATTATGAAGCTTCATTGGTTGTATTCTTATCAGCAAGTGTATAAGAAGTTTGCACACAATATTCAGAGGTTCATAGCACAAAGAGAGTTTGGTGTATAAGTTGGCACTGGCATTTAAAGACGGTTGAAATTATCATTGCCTAGGATGATAATTCtaaacaaatgaaaaaaaaaattacctcaGTAATAGTGGCAACAGTCAAACTACTTTTTAGACTGCTCAAATACGTTTCTGAGTGCACCTGTTGTAGGTACATTAGTACATGTACTCAAAGAAGGCAAAGGTTGATATGTATCTTCTGTATTGTAATAAAGCTTACCACCAATAGGTCTTCTTCTGAAGCTTCTAGTGGTTCTACAGTTTTATTCATGACTAAGTAACCTTCTTTAACTAAGAATTGGCAAATCCGGCCCCATTTAGAAGAATCAAACGGATGCCtgcattaaattaattaaaagtgtAACAACTGAGAGTTATTACACATTAATTTTCTAGGAAGAAAGAAACTCTTCAATGAAGAACAAGATGGTCCTTTTGCATCCTTCAACCACACTTGCATCCTTTAGATCCTGTAGCTTGAAAATAAGATATGCAAAGGGGAATAGAGGAGAAAGATGAGAAGTTTCTCATTTTTCTGTTTATTTGGAGAGAAACTtggagaaaggaaaggaaaaaaggtGCAATTTCTCTCTTTTACTTCACACAAACATCTCGGTTAGTAACTTATATTGCAAAACTCAACCTCAAATTAAAGTTAGAAGCCATAAATGGCAAGTCTATTGATTCCTATATCTTTCCTACAACTCGTTCCCTCATATTTGTATACAAAGGTATTTAAGATAGCATTTGGAGTTCCTAGAACGTAGCTGAAGAATCTGAGAGGTTTCCTACACATTGTACCTACATGATCGAAATATCCCAAAACCTTGACCTTTTGAAGAATTTAAAGACTTTATCATGCACCAGCATTGTAGAACAGTCATAAGTTTAACAAggtaaaaaataaaatccaagaGATGGACAATAGTCTATTCCTACATGTTTCCTACTCCAAAATGCTACAATAGTCATAAGTAGCATTTTGGAGTTCCTAGAATGTAGTCCATGAACCTGAGAGGTTTCCTACACAAAGTACCTACATGATTGAAACCCAAAAACTTACTTCagcatttaaaaattttaactgtctagcataatattcaacttttacaTGGTCTGAACAGCAAGCAACATAGATTACCTTATATCTACAACTCTACTATATTACAGTCATAGTTTTAACAaggtaaaaaataatttgaagagTTGGACAATGTTACAACTTTCTTCTTTGGTGATGGCATTTCTTGGAGATATTATTCTAAAATCTCACACCTTAAGATCATTCATAGCTAACATCTCAAATAACACCTGCTCATGCATAGTGAAGCTTTCCAATCGCATGAAAGAGGAACATTATGGTACCAAAGACAATCAATGGAAGTCAGGTAAAGACAATTCATATAAAATGCCTTTGATTAGAGATGAGCCTGCTTTTTTAGGAGTCTTCACTTTGTACCAATTGGACACAGCATACAGCTAGTAGGTCTGTCCATGTCATTAATAAAGAAAACTGTGGTCTAGCTAAAGAAGTAATCTTGTGCAAACAAAGAAGGAAAAGGGAGAAAACTTCTCAGAATCATGTCAGATAGGACTCTTATCTTTTTTGCAGAAATATCTTCATTATTTTATAAGACTAATGATTGAGTATgtcagaatatatatatatatatatatatatatatatatataaagattagTTCCATAAATTGTATTATGTCATTAGACAATGTACTCGATCATTACATAGAGAGATGCaaaaaatacacctttattttcCTCTTCAATCCATCGAGGGAAAGTGTTCTAATATACAGGGTCTAGCCACATATGAACGCCACTACACATTCTATTGGCTATGATTAATTGATGTGGTTTTCTCTTCCTAATACTACAACTGTATTTTCCTCTCAACTAAGAAtacaaaaaataattattttaattaaaaaaattagtaaattCTTTACATCAAACAATACGTCCAGAATATTTTACATAAACAACTCCCTAAATTTGGTCACGTAACCAATTTTCGTGGAATAACAAATTCAAATAATCACCTACAATGTCGAAATCATTAACCCCATTCACTGGCAGGAGCTTAAACCTATAgcaaaaccaaaaatcaaatccTGTTGTGGTATCTTTTCAACTTCGATTCTAAGATGATCTGAAGAAGACGTTCATCGTAGCCCTAAAACCCAACTTTCTCTAACAAAGGTGGACACCAATTAGCATTCAGATTCCAAAAGGGCTGGAAAACGTACAAGGAGAGTTGTAATTTGCTTACAGTTTCTCGATTCCAAAAAACGCGATGTTGTAGGAAGACGAGTAGACAAGTGGCACCTGAGACGCGCACCAAATTTTCTGAGCAAACAAACAAGGGTGGGTAGCCACGGGAAGGAAGCTAGCAAGGGATGGAGACCTTTGAGGCCGGCACGTCCAAATAGAGCTTGCTGGCAAGGATCCGGCTGTTCCGCAGACTCTCGGCGGCCGTCGATGAGCTGGCGGAAGCGCCGGGAGAAGAAAGCGAGGTGGGCGGCATCGCTGGCGCAGAGGAACGCGAATCAAAGCAGCGAGACGACGGTAGAAGGAAAAGGGAAGCTTATTCGATCAAAACACTGGAGAAGATTAGAAGAATCTGGCGAGGACGCGAGTCGACTCGAAGACGACGCAACGAACTGGGATAGCACCGCTGCTACTGTTGATTCAATAAAAATGTATTTATATTGATTCAATACATCCATTAACTATCCCTGGGTAATAGTGCAGCGACCTGCCCAATTTCTATTTAAATCGCGTTCCAGACGAataacaaataatttttttaatagattAATCAGCGAAGTTTACTTGGTGGTCGCAGATAAGTTCTCGGAGTAAATTGAATATAtgatatcaattaaaaaaaataaaataaaaatataccaaataaataaacaaataaatacatTTAAACAATTCAATAAATAATAGTTGTGAATaacatttataaataaataaaaattaatattaccaATTTTAATAaccaactaaataaatttaaaatataaaatttttaaataattaaataagtttaaattgaaAGTCCGATAATATTTAAATAGATCCGGCTCAAatcaaacttataaaaaaaataaattaagcttGAATAATCATTAACTCAGATCGATTATTTGATCAAATAAAATTGAATATCATAAAATTTGACTCGGTTTGATTTGAATTGATTTGTTTGTAGTCCTAATCAACTCTTGACAATTGCCTGGCTGCTTGATAGAAGTCGACTCAGTTCACCTTAGTTCATAAGTTGAATCGGGCAAAGATGACTTAGTTCACAAGGTTCAGAAACAATTTCGTTATCATGATAATAATCAAAAAACCAAAATGAGAATGGTAGGTGATACGGGATGTTACGGACGGATCTGGGTATCACGTGGCAATCAAAGTTAATGTGGTGTGGCAGTCAAAGTTAAGGGAAGATGACAACCAGCGTGTCACTCTCGACAGGATTTTGCTCTTCGCCCAGCGTTAAGGCTTTCAGTACAAGGACAACCGGCCCATGATCCAATTTGACCTAGGGGACCTAGTACTCCATTCCTGTATTAGGACATCTATTATATAGTCAATCATTCGATAGTCGATCGAGTTCAAGGGATGTCTGACTTTCGACAGAACCGGTTAGTCATATGTCCGTCCGGAGTGAGGGGATTTAGCTTCCCACTCAATACAAATATTTTAGCATA contains:
- the LOC122009542 gene encoding histone deacetylase 2-like; the encoded protein is MPPTSLSSPGASASSSTAAESLRNSRILASKLYLDVPASKVPLVYSSSYNIAFFGIEKLHPFDSSKWGRICQFLVKEGYLVMNKTVEPLEASEEDLLVVHSETYLSSLKSSLTVATITELAPVAMLPNCILQKKVLHPFRMQVGGSIVAAKLAKERGWAINIGGGFHHCSAEKGGGFCAYADISLCIHFAFVRLNITRVMIIDLDAHQGNGHEIDFSNDRRVYILDMYNAGIYPFDFEAKRYIDHKVELVSGTKTKEYLDKLDEALEVARNNFNPELVVYNAGTDVLDGDPLGRLKVSPDGVMTRDEKVFRFARERNIPLLMLTSGGYMKSSARVIADSIENLAKKNLITLDQHLVKNS